One Epinephelus lanceolatus isolate andai-2023 chromosome 10, ASM4190304v1, whole genome shotgun sequence genomic region harbors:
- the cdca3 gene encoding cell division cycle-associated protein 3, producing MGSSGSKMVVSAPVKHQVVFKNSRVGELMDPRSPSTGIDRTPIQVNVSKTDGPLAFTDPRSPTIGISRTPVREVMRATVGSFARRLGMLLHNETEGKVSEAPQKNVSDAVEEEGVFESEELASTEPLLTPQPSHTFGSMDDHAALLATPVQPPLESVGDSSPFVLLENPQVEVEIETAVDISLEEAEEARESPLHKRLSMSLITCHEGATSSQIFAEVHHDSASSLAPSAEVELLKNSVDHSYALPVVSVEPEVPAELPIPTDSDGSPAQPEEAEPSSEEAKELVEESSLPPAPEPLTVPSPEQPPPSTGIRCPTFDSKSPSQVVFKPQWLGKSFGASGLRARGVQGGKGGSSPLAVRMAVKKVTDENQRLSGKTKQKGTEGRSPLQVLKATNSPRDQRPQMKLKVSTPDKQRLGQMDRRVLAVSLDKENR from the exons ATGGGATCCAGTGGGAGCAAGATGGTTGTCTCTGCACCAGTGAAACACCAAGTAGTCTTCAAAAACAGTCGAGTTGGTGAACTGATGGATCCACGCTCTCCTTCAACAGGAATCGACCGCACACCCATTCAG GTCAATGTGTCCAAAACTGATGGTCCACTGGCATTCACTGATCCCCGCTCACCTACTATTGGCATCAGCCGCACCCCTGTCAGAGAAGTCATGAGAG CGACAGTTGGGTCGTTTGCCCGTCGCCTGGGCATGCTGCTGCACAATGAGACCGAAGGCAAAGTCTCCGAAGCCCCTCAGAAAAACGTCAGTGATGCTGTTGAAGAAGAGGGGGTCTTTGAGAGTGAAGAGCTGGCTTCCACAGAACCCCTCCTGACTCCTCAGCCCTCCCACACCTTTGGCTCCATGGATGATCACGCCGCCCTCCTGGCCACCCCTGTGCAACCCCCTCTTGAAAGTGTGGGTGACTCGAGCCCCTTTGTGCTTCTTGAGAATCCCCAAGTGGAAGTGGAGATAGAAACTGCTGTAGACATCAGCCTGGAGGAGGCTGAAGAAGCAAGAGAGTCTCCTCTTCACAAGAGACTGAGCATGAGCCTCATAACTTGCCATGAGGGGGCAACATCATCCCAGATCTTTGCTGAGGTGCACCATGACAGCGCTTCATCCCTAGCGCCTAGCGCCGAAGTGGAGCTACTCAAGAATAGTGTGGATCATTCTTATGCTCTTCCTGTTGTCAGTGTTGAACCAGAGGTGCCTGCTGAGCTTCCCATCCCCACTGATTCAGATGGTTCCCCTGCACAGCCTGAAGAAGCAGAGCCATCTTCTGAGGAAGCCAAAGAGCTTGTTGAAGAATCCTCTTTGCCTCCTGCACCAGAGCCACTGACTGTCCCCAGCCCAGAGCAGCCACCGCCCAGCACCGGCATCCGCTGCCCCACTTTCGACTCAAAGAGCCCCAGTCAGGTGGTCTTTAAGCCGCAGTGGTTGGGAAAAAGTTTTGGTGCCTCTGGGCTGAGAGCCAGAGGAGTGCAGGGTGGGAAAGGAGGCTCCTCTCCTCTTGCTGTCCGCATGGCTGTGAAGAAAGTCACCGATGAGAACCAGAGACTTTCTGGAAAAACAAAGcagaaag GTACTGAAGGCCGCTCCCCGCTGCAGGTCCTTAAGGCGACCAACTCTCCCAGGGACCAGCGTCCACAG ATGAAGCTGAAGGTGTCCACCCCAGATAAGCAGAGGCTCGGACAGATGGACCGCAGAGTGCTGGCAGTGTCTTTGGATAAGGAGAACAGATAA
- the gnb3a gene encoding guanine nucleotide-binding protein G(I)/G(S)/G(T) subunit beta-3a has protein sequence MGEMEQLRKEADNLKDQITAARKAVQDTTLQEAAAGINVVGRVQLKTRKTLRGHLAKIYAMHWGTDSTLCVSASQDGKLIVWDSITTNKVNAIPLKSSWVMTCAYAPSGNLVACGGLDNMCSIYNLKGKDGNVKVMRELAAHTGYLSCCRFLSDSEIITSSGDCTCVLWDIETGTQKTVFAGHQGDCMSLAVSPDFKFFISGACDFTAKLWDIREATCRQTFGGHESDINAIGFFPNGNAVITGSDDATCKLYDLRADQDLITYQDSSIMCGVTSLAPSLSGRLLLAGYDDFNVNIWDTLKSERVGVLAGHDNRVSCIGVSSDGMACCTGSWDSFLKIWN, from the exons ATGGGTGAAATGGAGCAATTGCGAAAGGAGGCAGACAATCTCAAAGACCAGATCACT GCAGCTCGTAAGGCGGTGCAGGACACCACGCTGCAAGAAGCCGCAGCTGGGATCAATGTGGTGGGGCGGGTCCAGCTGAAGACCAGGAAAACACTAAGGGGTCACCTTGCAAAGATCTACGCCATGCACTGGGGCACTGACTCCAC GCTGTGTGTCAGCGCCTCACAAGATGGAAAACTCATCGTGTGGGACAGCATCACGACCAACAAG GTGAATGCCATCCCTCTCAAGTCATCGTGGGTGATGACTTGTGCCTACGCACCCTCGGGGAACTTAGTGGCTTGTGGTGGTCTGGACAACATGTGCTCCATCTACAACCTCAAGGGCAAGGATGGGAACGTCAAGGTCATGCGCGAGTTGGCGGCACACACAG GTTACCTGTCCTGCTGTCGTTTCCTCAGTGACAGTGAGATCATCACCAGCTCTGGAGACTGCACTTG CGTACTATGGGACATCGAGACAGGGACCCAGAAGACCGTCTTTGCAGGACACCAGGGAGACTGCATGTCCCTGGCCGTGTCCCCAGACTTCAAGTTTTTCATCTCGGGGGCGTGTGACTTCACGGCCAAGCTGTGGGACATCAGGGAGGCCACATGCAGACAGACTTTTGGAGGCCACGAGAGTGACATCAACGCAATCGgg TTCTTTCCTAATGGGAATGCAGTGATAACAGGGTCGGATGATGCCACCTGTAAGCTGTACGACCTGCGAGCCGATCAGGACCTCATTACCTACCAGGACTCCAGCATCATGTGCGGGGTGACCTCCCTGGCCCCCTCCCTGTCTGGACGCCTGTTGCTGGCTGGCTATGACGACTTCAACGTCAACATCTGGGACACACTTAAATCTGAGAGAGTGG GAGTGCTGGCTGGTCACGACAACAGAGTGAGCTGTATCGGAGTGTCCTCAGACGGGATGGCGTGTTGCACAGGATCCTGGGACAGCTTCCTCAAGATATGGAACTGA